One part of the Desulfonema ishimotonii genome encodes these proteins:
- a CDS encoding rhomboid family intramembrane serine protease translates to MKRNCPTCDFPMALVLHKNVQLDHCRRCGGTFLDPGEATEIFGVFTDPEQWKSSEITRELGPAHYHCPDHQIPMTTYEVRFGSQCVEIDLCPECGGMWLDAREGVRLRNIVMAAGQARDTDLSENPGIGSYLFQLVSGFPREVWNPVRKTPWLTLTLIAILWLVFGFQLLILFARDTDAYEWLFRTFALMPAEILMGSHLWTLLSNAFLHSGFMHILGNTYFFYIFGDNVEEFLGWRRFLLLFVMAAISGALLQTVCQRDPSIPVIGASGAVAGLMGAYMVLFPKIRMFVVMFFIRFRVNIFIYLGFWVLYNLIMAFTGVGYVAWMDHIGGFVAGAAIAWPFRPRALSECFRQ, encoded by the coding sequence ATGAAAAGAAACTGTCCGACTTGTGATTTTCCGATGGCTCTTGTCCTCCATAAAAATGTGCAGCTTGACCATTGCAGGCGCTGTGGCGGCACCTTTCTCGACCCCGGTGAGGCGACAGAGATATTCGGCGTGTTCACCGATCCCGAACAGTGGAAGTCTTCGGAAATTACACGGGAACTCGGCCCGGCCCATTATCACTGCCCGGATCACCAGATCCCCATGACCACCTACGAGGTCAGATTCGGCAGCCAGTGTGTGGAGATCGACCTCTGCCCGGAATGCGGGGGTATGTGGCTGGATGCCAGGGAGGGGGTACGGCTCAGGAATATCGTCATGGCCGCAGGACAGGCCCGGGACACGGACCTGTCAGAGAATCCCGGCATCGGTTCCTACCTTTTCCAACTGGTGAGCGGCTTTCCCAGGGAAGTCTGGAATCCGGTGCGTAAGACGCCCTGGCTGACCCTTACCCTCATCGCCATCCTCTGGCTGGTCTTCGGTTTCCAACTGCTGATACTTTTTGCCAGAGATACGGATGCCTATGAGTGGCTGTTCAGGACGTTTGCCCTGATGCCCGCGGAAATCCTCATGGGCAGCCACCTCTGGACCCTTCTTTCCAATGCGTTTCTCCATTCGGGATTTATGCATATTCTGGGCAACACCTATTTCTTCTATATCTTCGGGGATAATGTCGAGGAGTTTCTGGGCTGGCGGCGCTTTCTGCTCTTGTTTGTGATGGCCGCCATTTCAGGCGCTCTCCTGCAAACCGTATGTCAGAGAGATCCGTCAATTCCGGTCATCGGGGCATCCGGGGCCGTGGCGGGCCTGATGGGGGCCTATATGGTTCTTTTTCCGAAGATCAGAATGTTTGTTGTAATGTTTTTCATCCGGTTTCGCGTCAATATCTTTATTTATCTCGGTTTCTGGGTGTTATATAATTTGATAATGGCTTTTACGGGCGTGGGATATGTGGCCTGGATGGACCATATCGGCGGATTTGTGGCGGGGGCCGCAATCGCTTGGCCGTTCAGGCCCAGAGCGCTGAGCGAATGTTTCCGGCAGTAA
- a CDS encoding ABC transporter permease, with protein sequence MSEPHTMKNPNISPQEAPKAPTVRRLVVLPFRKSLEISFQSIRVRFLRSLITTMSLVLAVSFLSFINVSNDIANGFLAAGDPGLRQALIRSGYDLAPEDTRADTSPKQQWLVFLSLLVCVVGIVNAQLMAVTERFREIGTMKCLGALDRFVLRLFLLEAGMQGLAGAGIGALAGGIFAIINSLIRFGAVTLTHLSWGDFFASALMSTGTGCLLSLIGVLYPAMVAARMQPVEAMRAEQ encoded by the coding sequence ATGTCAGAACCCCATACCATGAAGAACCCCAATATTTCCCCCCAGGAAGCGCCCAAAGCCCCCACGGTCAGACGCCTTGTGGTGCTGCCCTTCAGGAAGTCCCTGGAGATCTCCTTCCAGAGCATCCGTGTCCGGTTTCTGCGCTCCCTGATCACCACCATGAGCCTGGTGCTGGCGGTCTCCTTTCTGAGCTTTATCAACGTGAGCAACGACATTGCCAACGGGTTTCTGGCCGCCGGAGATCCCGGACTGCGACAGGCCCTCATCCGTTCCGGCTACGACCTGGCCCCGGAGGACACCCGTGCGGACACCAGCCCCAAGCAGCAATGGCTCGTGTTCCTGTCACTCCTGGTCTGCGTGGTGGGCATCGTCAACGCCCAGCTCATGGCCGTGACCGAGCGGTTCCGGGAAATCGGGACCATGAAATGCCTGGGCGCGCTGGACCGCTTTGTCCTGCGGCTCTTTCTGCTGGAAGCCGGAATGCAGGGGCTGGCCGGAGCGGGAATCGGGGCGCTGGCAGGCGGAATATTCGCCATCATCAATTCGCTGATCCGGTTCGGGGCCGTGACGCTGACCCATCTCTCATGGGGAGATTTTTTCGCGTCCGCCCTCATGTCCACGGGCACAGGCTGCCTGCTCAGCCTGATCGGCGTACTGTACCCGGCTATGGTGGCCGCCCGGATGCAGCCAGTGGAGGCCATGCGGGCGGAGCAGTGA
- a CDS encoding ankyrin repeat domain-containing protein, translated as MIRSCLRCRSLLFLLLLLLFPAPAYAHGPLSFYITFYTLRVITLFLTAFLIAFISFFIKKIINYSFVEFGGCSGISIKNIKISTFYEAVFLIILLIPHWYDFKEIYRSFKKIYLYIIDRISDSDQQVIKYFNDFVSGKAYLWRTLFRGAIVIFPIIIISFIIHLSYSYYGSDDQNSIIWKAFSIVTPSIVVFIFICVTFSYYLIIINKSDKPTAFKSQEKKLNELYLMAIRTPDSPRLIEAFLREGADVDFKGYGRQTPLHLLFCHYNFHFYRNRRGFFRKRLKHFNKKGFSGKYLKLMELLLEHGTDVNAEIWDLICSTGKKSTEEAELILKNGADINTRDNRGRTPVMKIAASRFEKTDILKILIKMGADLNLENDEGRTALMEAASNKIVGINSVSERFSGYVWQSEAVKLLLDGGANPNVRNKAGKTVLMIAASEWQLGRSKDYYEKQLKVVKTLLESGADLNSGDNSGRTVLMLTLAEWQKKPELSELYNDNRRQMIKLLLDSGADVAVKDNEGKTVSDFLTHVPPEYQNSIGDLLSRHGKRL; from the coding sequence ATGATACGAAGTTGCCTAAGATGCCGAAGCCTGCTCTTTTTGCTACTATTGCTATTATTTCCCGCTCCTGCCTACGCTCATGGTCCGCTATCATTCTATATCACTTTTTATACCCTTCGGGTAATAACCTTGTTTTTAACTGCGTTTTTAATAGCTTTCATATCCTTTTTTATAAAAAAAATAATAAATTATTCGTTTGTGGAATTTGGCGGGTGCAGTGGGATCTCAATAAAAAATATAAAAATCAGCACTTTTTATGAAGCTGTTTTTCTGATAATTTTACTGATCCCGCACTGGTATGATTTTAAGGAGATATACAGGAGTTTTAAAAAAATTTATCTTTACATTATTGACCGGATCAGTGATTCAGATCAGCAGGTTATTAAATATTTTAATGACTTTGTATCTGGAAAAGCATATTTATGGCGTACCCTTTTCAGAGGTGCGATTGTAATATTTCCAATCATCATAATCTCTTTCATAATTCACCTTTCTTACAGCTATTACGGATCAGACGATCAGAACAGTATCATATGGAAAGCTTTCAGCATCGTTACCCCATCAATCGTAGTCTTTATCTTCATATGTGTGACTTTTTCTTATTATCTTATTATTATTAATAAATCCGACAAACCCACCGCATTTAAATCACAAGAAAAAAAACTGAACGAATTATATCTGATGGCTATCAGAACACCAGACAGCCCCAGGCTGATAGAAGCGTTTCTCAGAGAAGGAGCAGATGTGGATTTCAAAGGCTATGGCAGACAGACGCCTCTTCATTTGCTATTTTGTCATTATAATTTTCATTTTTACAGAAACAGAAGAGGCTTTTTCAGGAAACGGCTGAAGCATTTTAACAAAAAAGGCTTTTCCGGAAAGTATCTGAAGCTAATGGAATTACTTCTTGAGCATGGTACGGATGTTAATGCCGAAATTTGGGATTTGATTTGTTCAACTGGGAAAAAATCAACAGAGGAGGCCGAACTGATTCTTAAAAACGGAGCGGATATCAATACGAGAGATAACCGTGGAAGAACTCCGGTAATGAAGATAGCAGCATCCAGATTTGAAAAGACAGATATATTAAAAATTCTTATAAAAATGGGGGCAGACCTTAATTTAGAAAACGATGAGGGCAGAACGGCCCTGATGGAAGCAGCCTCAAATAAGATCGTCGGCATCAATTCGGTTTCAGAACGGTTTTCCGGTTATGTCTGGCAGTCGGAGGCTGTGAAGCTGCTCCTTGACGGCGGAGCAAATCCCAATGTCAGAAATAAAGCGGGTAAAACGGTTTTAATGATCGCTGCTTCTGAATGGCAATTGGGACGGAGCAAAGACTATTATGAAAAGCAACTGAAAGTGGTAAAAACGCTTCTTGAAAGCGGCGCAGACCTTAATTCAGGAGATAACAGCGGAAGGACCGTGCTGATGCTCACCCTTGCTGAGTGGCAGAAAAAACCGGAATTATCAGAACTATACAATGATAACCGCAGGCAGATGATAAAATTGCTGCTTGATTCCGGCGCAGATGTCGCCGTCAAAGATAACGAAGGCAAAACGGTATCGGATTTTCTGACTCACGTTCCCCCTGAATATCAAAATTCGATAGGGGATTTGCTGAGTCGCCACGGGAAGAGGTTATAA
- a CDS encoding AAA family ATPase, whose protein sequence is MIEAVIYIGIQATGKSTFYKEKFFGTHIRINLDMLKTRHREKLLFETCLRMKQSFVIDNTNPTRSDRNRYICPAKESGLHITGYYFRSDISSALRRNSIRYGNERIPEKGIKGTYSRLELPSYDEGFDKLYYVAADAGQKFKVTKWTGE, encoded by the coding sequence ATGATAGAAGCAGTCATTTATATAGGCATACAGGCAACCGGAAAATCCACTTTTTATAAGGAAAAATTTTTCGGGACGCACATCAGAATAAATCTTGATATGCTGAAAACAAGACATCGTGAAAAACTGTTATTTGAAACATGCCTCCGGATGAAACAATCGTTCGTAATAGACAATACGAATCCCACCCGCAGTGACAGAAACCGGTATATCTGCCCTGCAAAAGAGTCAGGTCTTCATATAACAGGTTACTATTTCAGATCGGATATCTCTTCGGCACTGCGCAGAAACAGTATAAGGTACGGGAATGAGCGTATACCGGAAAAAGGAATAAAAGGTACTTATTCAAGGCTTGAACTTCCGTCATATGATGAAGGTTTTGATAAACTTTACTATGTTGCAGCAGACGCTGGGCAAAAATTTAAGGTTACGAAATGGACAGGTGAATGA
- a CDS encoding IS630 family transposase encodes MRKKRSLNIRTHIFMPEETETLKRYRDGQKDYRLKLRFIALLLIAGNTGTEIVAAAVGKDIRTVETWYGKYLTHGPDALNSFQYQPKRCFLSDDQLADMIAWVKKELPSDTKVICHYIREQTGIAYCQSAVAKLLKKNGLRRLRPKLIPGKPPSEKEQTDFIEKYEKLRKSAADPESGRVVIFCDAMHFVHQTVPATCWGDPSERPVLKANSGRQRLNIMGGYDPVTCKLIHETDEKNCDSEKAIIFFKKLLRTYPKASMIKVFADNATYFHARNTQEWLEKNPRISLYFLPAYAPNLNLIERLWRFAKGKLIRNTYYEKYKTFRCHVFRLLNNIHNYESELSSLMVEKFQIIRQ; translated from the coding sequence ATGAGGAAAAAACGCTCTCTGAATATCAGAACCCATATTTTCATGCCGGAAGAAACCGAAACCCTGAAAAGGTACCGTGACGGCCAGAAGGATTACCGCCTGAAACTCCGCTTCATAGCGCTTCTGCTGATCGCCGGCAATACCGGAACCGAAATTGTGGCCGCGGCAGTCGGAAAAGATATCAGAACCGTGGAAACATGGTACGGAAAATATCTTACGCATGGTCCCGATGCCCTGAATTCCTTTCAGTACCAACCGAAACGGTGCTTTCTGTCAGATGATCAGCTCGCAGACATGATCGCATGGGTGAAAAAAGAACTCCCTTCCGATACGAAAGTCATCTGTCATTATATAAGGGAACAGACCGGGATTGCCTACTGCCAAAGCGCGGTTGCGAAGCTCCTTAAAAAAAACGGACTGAGACGACTCCGTCCGAAGCTGATTCCGGGAAAACCGCCGTCCGAAAAAGAACAAACCGATTTTATTGAAAAATATGAGAAACTCCGCAAATCCGCCGCCGATCCGGAGTCCGGCAGAGTCGTCATTTTCTGCGATGCCATGCACTTCGTTCATCAGACCGTGCCCGCGACATGTTGGGGAGATCCGTCCGAACGACCTGTTTTAAAAGCAAATTCCGGGCGTCAGCGCCTGAATATCATGGGCGGATATGATCCCGTGACCTGTAAGCTGATACATGAGACCGACGAAAAAAACTGTGACTCCGAAAAAGCGATCATTTTTTTCAAAAAACTGCTCAGAACCTATCCGAAAGCCAGTATGATAAAGGTTTTTGCTGATAATGCCACTTATTTTCATGCCCGGAACACACAGGAATGGCTTGAAAAAAATCCCCGGATCAGTTTGTATTTTCTCCCGGCCTATGCTCCGAACCTGAATCTGATCGAACGCCTTTGGCGTTTTGCAAAAGGGAAACTGATCAGAAACACATATTATGAGAAATACAAGACGTTCCGGTGTCATGTTTTTCGTCTTCTGAATAATATACATAATTATGAAAGTGAGTTATCATCTCTTATGGTAGAAAAATTTCAGATAATTCGCCAATAA
- a CDS encoding tetratricopeptide repeat protein, whose amino-acid sequence MASDISKKIRLAIWLLLCILLAGFWLVKHYYAKQYDESRQLAALVEDGVWNALSDSDRIIEETTAALEKNPRDAEAYFRRGVAFSDNDDTDEALSDFNSALKAEPGFAEAWYYRGVVRSCMGEWEQAEADYRKSEELSPGMARAHYHRERIWFPESRFNYHQTPYDRILKIDPGRARECYLLGVRSFENKQYRPALRYFREAVEKNTLDAEACNFLGWILATCPDKALRNPRQALELAEKAVALRPFAYTYDTLATAHAATGDFEKAARIQKEGIALLKETSMNSATKARYLAEYTAHLSAYQSRKCFWEK is encoded by the coding sequence ATGGCCTCTGATATCTCTAAAAAAATAAGGCTGGCGATCTGGCTGCTGCTGTGCATCCTGCTGGCAGGCTTCTGGCTGGTGAAGCACTATTATGCAAAACAGTATGATGAATCGAGACAGTTGGCAGCCCTTGTGGAAGACGGGGTGTGGAATGCGCTGTCGGACAGCGACCGGATTATTGAGGAGACCACCGCCGCTCTGGAGAAAAATCCCCGCGACGCCGAGGCTTATTTCAGGCGGGGCGTTGCCTTCAGTGATAACGACGATACCGATGAAGCCCTGTCTGATTTCAACAGCGCCCTGAAAGCAGAGCCGGGATTTGCCGAAGCCTGGTATTACCGGGGCGTGGTCCGCTCCTGCATGGGCGAGTGGGAGCAGGCCGAGGCCGATTACCGGAAATCCGAGGAACTCTCACCCGGTATGGCGCGTGCGCATTATCACAGGGAACGCATCTGGTTTCCAGAGAGCCGGTTCAACTATCATCAGACTCCGTATGACCGGATTTTGAAAATTGATCCGGGCCGGGCCAGAGAGTGCTACCTTCTGGGGGTGCGTTCCTTTGAAAATAAACAGTACCGGCCCGCCCTCCGTTACTTCCGGGAGGCTGTGGAAAAAAATACTCTGGACGCGGAGGCCTGTAATTTTCTGGGCTGGATACTGGCCACCTGCCCGGATAAAGCCCTGCGGAACCCCAGACAGGCCCTTGAACTGGCGGAAAAGGCGGTTGCACTGCGCCCCTTTGCCTATACCTATGACACCCTTGCCACTGCCCATGCGGCCACAGGGGATTTTGAAAAGGCCGCTCGTATCCAGAAAGAGGGGATTGCCCTGCTGAAAGAGACGAGCATGAATTCAGCGACAAAGGCCCGGTATCTTGCGGAGTACACCGCACATCTGAGTGCATATCAGTCCCGGAAATGCTTTTGGGAAAAATAG
- a CDS encoding tRNA(His) guanylyltransferase Thg1 family protein: protein MRIFETSHDHCVLPGLNIAARIDGRCFTRLTKEVHKFEAPYDCAFRDYMVETVKHLMNCGFRVIYGYTQSDEISLLFHPEENSFQRKLRKFNSVLAGEASAKFSLLLGDVAAFDCRISQLPSQETVADYFRWRNEDAHRNALNSHCYWILRKAGKTPGEASEYLLDMSVADKNEFLFRQGINFNELPVWQKRGIGIYWEKYEKEGYNPISCESVTATRNQLKVDSELPMKDDYTEFIRNMLRKTLKAC from the coding sequence ATGAGAATATTTGAAACCTCGCACGACCATTGTGTGCTTCCCGGCCTGAACATTGCGGCCCGAATCGACGGCAGATGTTTCACCCGCCTGACAAAAGAGGTTCACAAATTTGAAGCACCTTATGATTGCGCGTTCCGTGATTATATGGTTGAAACCGTGAAGCACCTTATGAATTGCGGATTCAGAGTCATTTACGGGTATACCCAGAGTGATGAGATATCCCTTCTGTTCCATCCCGAAGAGAATTCATTTCAGAGAAAGCTGAGAAAATTCAATTCGGTTCTGGCGGGTGAGGCAAGTGCGAAATTCTCACTTCTTTTAGGCGATGTTGCCGCTTTTGATTGCAGAATAAGCCAGTTGCCCTCGCAGGAAACGGTTGCCGACTATTTCCGATGGCGAAATGAGGATGCCCACCGGAATGCTCTGAATTCCCATTGCTACTGGATTTTGCGGAAAGCCGGAAAAACACCGGGTGAGGCAAGTGAATATCTGCTGGACATGTCTGTTGCCGATAAAAATGAATTTTTATTTCGGCAGGGCATAAATTTCAATGAATTACCGGTCTGGCAAAAGAGAGGCATCGGGATATACTGGGAAAAATATGAAAAAGAAGGGTATAATCCGATAAGCTGTGAATCTGTGACGGCAACCCGGAATCAGTTGAAAGTCGATTCGGAGCTTCCGATGAAAGATGATTACACCGAATTTATCAGAAATATGTTGAGAAAAACACTGAAAGCCTGCTAG
- the amaB gene encoding L-piperidine-6-carboxylate dehydrogenase yields MMTSVVKDLNISELEAGAGTGSWQNTQGDILESVSPIDGSVIGRVRCAGRDDYEQVVATATAAFQIWRKVPAPRRGEIVRQIGNALRDSKKALGALVTLEMGKIRAEGEGEVQEMIDIADFAVGQSRMLYGLSLHSERPDHRMYEQWHPLGPVGVITAFNFPVAVWAWNAMLCLIAGDTVIWKPSSKTPLTAIATLKIAWAVLRANDVPEGVLNLVIGSRGDVGEPMLGDNRIPLISATGSVPMGRHVAQTVAGRLGRSLLELGGNNGIIVTPQADMDMAIRAILFGAVGTAGQRCTTTRRIIVHESVRDQLTEGLIRAYGQVRIGNPLDAATLMGPLIDRGAGAEMQAALDRLKAQGGKVLYGGEVLSGGLFDAGTYVTPCICSATAHMEVVRQETFAPILYIIPYKQLNEAIKFHNAVPQGLSSAIFTGNMRESEAFLSAAGSDCGIANVNIGTSGAEIGGAFGGEKETGGGRESGSDAWKSYMRRQTCTINWSDDLPLAQGIKFDI; encoded by the coding sequence ATGATGACATCGGTTGTAAAGGACTTGAACATTTCAGAACTGGAAGCCGGCGCAGGCACCGGCTCGTGGCAGAACACGCAGGGCGACATTCTTGAAAGCGTATCGCCCATTGACGGAAGCGTCATCGGCAGGGTGCGCTGCGCCGGCAGGGACGATTACGAACAGGTCGTGGCAACGGCAACAGCCGCCTTTCAGATATGGCGCAAAGTCCCGGCCCCCAGGCGGGGCGAGATCGTGCGCCAGATCGGCAATGCGCTCCGGGACAGCAAAAAAGCCCTGGGCGCGCTGGTGACGCTGGAGATGGGAAAGATCCGGGCCGAAGGCGAGGGCGAGGTTCAGGAGATGATCGACATCGCCGACTTTGCCGTGGGGCAGTCCCGGATGCTCTACGGCCTGAGCCTGCACAGCGAGCGCCCGGATCACCGCATGTACGAGCAGTGGCACCCCCTGGGGCCGGTGGGCGTGATTACCGCCTTCAACTTTCCCGTGGCGGTCTGGGCCTGGAACGCCATGCTCTGCCTCATTGCCGGCGATACGGTCATCTGGAAACCCTCCTCCAAAACGCCGCTCACGGCCATTGCCACCCTGAAGATCGCATGGGCGGTTCTCAGGGCCAACGATGTGCCCGAAGGGGTGCTGAACCTGGTTATCGGCAGCCGGGGCGACGTGGGCGAGCCCATGCTCGGTGACAACCGGATTCCCCTGATCTCGGCCACCGGCAGCGTCCCCATGGGCCGCCATGTGGCACAGACGGTGGCCGGGCGACTGGGCAGAAGCCTGCTGGAGCTGGGCGGCAATAACGGCATCATTGTCACGCCCCAGGCCGACATGGATATGGCGATCCGGGCCATCCTGTTCGGGGCCGTGGGAACCGCCGGACAACGCTGCACCACCACGCGGCGGATCATCGTGCATGAATCGGTCCGGGATCAGCTCACCGAGGGACTGATCCGGGCCTACGGACAGGTGAGGATCGGCAATCCCCTTGACGCGGCCACGCTCATGGGACCGCTCATTGACAGGGGCGCGGGGGCGGAGATGCAGGCGGCCCTCGACCGGCTGAAGGCACAGGGCGGCAAGGTACTTTACGGCGGCGAGGTTCTCTCCGGCGGACTGTTCGACGCGGGAACCTATGTGACGCCGTGCATCTGTTCGGCAACCGCCCACATGGAGGTTGTGCGGCAGGAAACCTTTGCCCCGATTCTCTACATCATTCCCTATAAACAACTGAACGAGGCCATTAAATTTCACAATGCGGTGCCCCAGGGGCTATCCTCTGCCATTTTTACCGGCAACATGCGCGAATCCGAAGCCTTTCTGAGCGCGGCAGGCAGCGACTGCGGCATTGCCAACGTCAATATCGGCACCTCCGGCGCGGAGATCGGCGGGGCCTTTGGCGGCGAAAAAGAGACCGGCGGAGGCCGTGAATCCGGGTCGGATGCGTGGAAGAGCTACATGCGGCGGCAGACCTGCACCATCAACTGGTCCGATGATCTGCCCCTGGCCCAGGGGATAAAATTTGACATTTAG
- a CDS encoding RNA-guided endonuclease TnpB family protein, producing the protein MICLRAYKYRIYPNREQRGKLAVQFGHARFVYNYALNARKEHYRKTGKGLSYSATAKMLPGMKKELEWLREADSQVLQQKLRDLDRAYVNFFQKRAAYPRFRSKHSKQSIRYPQRFKIIGNRIRLPKVGDVKIILHRRMEGVAKNVTVSRTKSGRYFASVRCEVVIPVSDNGHPPVGVDLGIRHFAILSTGEKVAHPSYLRKSEKRLVRFQRMLSKKKKGSANRGKMRLKVARLHERVADRRKDFLDKQSYRLTTQYGAIGLESLNIRGMVRNHCLAKSVSDSGWGMFVRQCEYKAAVNGASVHHADRFFPSSKMCNVCGVVNSELKLGDRIWTCGNCGTEHDRDINAAVNLEKLCILLGLWFFMA; encoded by the coding sequence ATGATCTGTCTCAGGGCATACAAATACAGGATATATCCGAACCGGGAACAGCGGGGAAAACTTGCTGTGCAGTTCGGTCATGCCAGATTTGTGTATAACTATGCCCTGAACGCCCGGAAAGAGCATTACAGAAAGACCGGCAAAGGGCTTTCCTATTCTGCCACTGCGAAAATGCTCCCCGGTATGAAAAAAGAACTTGAATGGCTCCGGGAAGCGGACTCACAGGTTCTTCAGCAGAAGCTCAGAGACCTTGACCGGGCGTATGTGAACTTCTTTCAGAAGCGGGCCGCCTATCCGAGATTCAGGTCCAAACACAGCAAACAAAGCATCCGGTATCCTCAGAGATTTAAAATCATCGGCAACCGGATCAGACTCCCGAAGGTCGGAGACGTTAAAATCATTCTTCACAGACGCATGGAAGGTGTCGCAAAGAACGTGACCGTTTCGAGAACCAAGAGCGGTCGGTATTTTGCGTCCGTCCGGTGTGAGGTTGTGATTCCCGTATCCGATAACGGCCATCCGCCTGTCGGCGTCGATCTCGGCATCAGACATTTCGCAATCCTTTCAACGGGGGAAAAGGTCGCACATCCCTCTTACCTGCGGAAATCCGAAAAGAGACTGGTCCGGTTTCAGCGTATGCTTTCCAAAAAGAAAAAGGGAAGCGCCAACCGGGGGAAAATGCGGCTGAAAGTTGCCCGACTGCATGAACGTGTCGCAGATCGGCGGAAAGACTTTCTTGACAAGCAGAGCTATCGGCTGACCACGCAATATGGCGCTATAGGGCTTGAGTCTCTTAACATCAGAGGTATGGTCAGAAACCACTGTCTGGCGAAATCTGTCAGTGACAGCGGATGGGGCATGTTTGTCCGGCAGTGCGAGTACAAAGCTGCCGTCAACGGTGCGTCTGTTCATCATGCCGACCGGTTTTTTCCCTCAAGCAAAATGTGTAATGTATGCGGCGTTGTGAATTCTGAACTGAAACTCGGTGATCGTATCTGGACATGCGGAAACTGCGGCACTGAACATGACCGGGATATTAACGCCGCTGTCAATCTTGAAAAACTCTGTATACTCCTCGGACTTTGGTTTTTCATGGCATGA
- a CDS encoding ABC transporter ATP-binding protein yields MIQISEQHNIVRVSGVTKTFKMGRTELEALRGIDLEIRAGEYLSIMGPSGSGKSTLFNMIGGLDKPSSGKVYIDEVDIAQLDAYELAWLRCRKIGYIFQTFNLIQVMTALENVTLPMTFAGMNNDAAVEKGIRLLERVGLGDRFRHKPSELSGGQQQRVAVARALANDPAIILADEPTGNLDLSTGGEIIALLQNLSRETQVTIISATHDFKMLNVSDRVVWIRDGLVDKIEDRDALSISVGQIGGQE; encoded by the coding sequence ATGATCCAAATATCTGAACAACACAACATCGTCCGGGTTTCCGGCGTGACCAAAACCTTCAAGATGGGCAGGACGGAGCTTGAGGCGCTCAGGGGTATCGACCTGGAGATCAGGGCCGGGGAATACCTCTCCATCATGGGGCCGTCCGGCTCCGGGAAAAGCACCCTTTTCAACATGATCGGCGGGCTGGACAAACCCAGCTCCGGCAAGGTCTACATTGACGAGGTGGACATCGCCCAGCTGGACGCCTATGAGCTGGCCTGGCTCCGCTGCCGGAAGATCGGCTACATATTTCAGACCTTCAACCTGATTCAGGTGATGACGGCCCTGGAAAACGTCACCCTGCCCATGACCTTTGCCGGGATGAACAACGATGCTGCCGTGGAAAAGGGCATCCGGCTGCTGGAACGGGTGGGGCTTGGGGACCGGTTCCGCCACAAGCCATCCGAGCTGTCAGGCGGACAGCAGCAGCGGGTGGCCGTGGCCCGCGCCCTGGCCAATGATCCGGCCATTATCCTGGCGGACGAGCCCACCGGCAATCTCGATCTGAGTACCGGCGGGGAAATCATCGCCCTGCTTCAGAACCTGAGCCGGGAGACGCAGGTGACCATCATTTCGGCCACCCACGATTTCAAAATGCTCAACGTCTCGGACCGGGTGGTCTGGATACGGGACGGGCTGGTGGACAAGATCGAGGACCGGGACGCCCTCTCCATATCGGTGGGGCAGATCGGGGGACAGGAATAA